The following proteins are co-located in the Armatimonadota bacterium genome:
- a CDS encoding ABC transporter ATP-binding protein — protein sequence MLIAEGLHKRFGGVAAIRGVSLEVREGEIVGLVGPNGAGKTTLFNLLTGMLLPDEGRIRFRGQDLTGPPWLRARLGMGRTFQVPRVFGPLTCLDHILLAADARNGAGSPAQTRNPDPRDLLSFVGLNGLEHVPAALLNPTHRKLLELATVLATGPSLVLLDEPMAGMTPVEVQNTMGLIRRLREERGITVVWVEHLMHAVTRVADRMVVLHQGEVIAEGPPEQVMRDSRVVDVYLGEGTGA from the coding sequence GTGCTGATCGCGGAGGGGCTGCATAAGCGGTTCGGGGGTGTGGCGGCGATCCGGGGGGTGAGCCTGGAGGTCCGCGAGGGGGAGATCGTGGGGCTCGTGGGACCGAACGGCGCGGGGAAGACCACCCTCTTCAACCTCCTCACGGGCATGCTGCTCCCGGACGAGGGACGGATCCGCTTCCGGGGCCAGGATCTCACCGGCCCCCCCTGGCTGCGGGCCCGGCTGGGCATGGGCCGGACCTTCCAGGTGCCGCGGGTCTTCGGCCCTCTCACCTGCCTCGATCACATCCTCCTGGCCGCGGATGCCCGGAACGGAGCAGGATCCCCGGCGCAAACCAGAAACCCGGATCCCCGGGATCTTCTCTCCTTCGTGGGGCTGAACGGCCTGGAGCACGTCCCCGCGGCACTCCTCAACCCCACGCACCGGAAGCTCCTGGAACTCGCCACCGTGCTGGCCACGGGACCCTCCCTGGTCCTGCTGGACGAGCCCATGGCGGGGATGACGCCCGTGGAGGTTCAGAACACCATGGGCCTGATCCGGCGGCTGCGGGAGGAACGGGGGATCACCGTGGTGTGGGTGGAGCACCTCATGCACGCGGTCACCAGGGTCGCGGATCGGATGGTCGTCCTGCATCAGGGCGAGGTGATCGCGGAAGGGCCTCCCGAACAGGTCATGCGGGACTCCAGGGTGGTGGACGTCTACCTGGGAGAGGGGACGGGCGCATGA
- a CDS encoding ABC transporter ATP-binding protein: protein MTEPLLRVEHLHAGYGALSVVWDVSLVVHPGEWVVVLGPNGAGKTTLFRALAGVRSNGLRVSAGKVMVRDRPLVPLDGYHRARAGIAYVPEGRHVFPGLTVQENLELAGAVCLDRRERPRAMEEVFRLLPVLGERRRQLAGTLSGGEQQMLAIGRALMQRPALLILDEPSQGLAPKVVLALYEFLSRLRERGVTLLMAEQNVREALRLASRAYVLEHGRVVREGPSEALMEDETLRRAFLGV from the coding sequence ATGACCGAGCCCCTCCTGCGGGTGGAGCACCTGCATGCGGGCTACGGGGCCCTCTCCGTGGTCTGGGACGTCAGCCTGGTGGTGCATCCCGGGGAGTGGGTGGTGGTCCTGGGCCCCAACGGCGCGGGCAAGACCACCCTCTTCCGGGCCCTGGCCGGGGTGCGGTCGAACGGTCTCCGGGTCAGTGCCGGGAAAGTGATGGTCCGGGATCGGCCCCTGGTGCCCCTGGATGGATACCACCGGGCGCGGGCGGGCATCGCGTACGTCCCCGAGGGGCGGCACGTGTTCCCGGGGCTCACGGTGCAGGAGAACCTGGAGCTCGCGGGCGCGGTCTGCCTGGATCGGCGGGAGCGGCCGCGGGCCATGGAGGAAGTGTTCCGTCTCCTGCCGGTCCTCGGGGAGCGGCGACGGCAGCTGGCGGGCACCCTCTCCGGCGGAGAGCAGCAGATGCTGGCCATCGGGCGGGCCCTCATGCAGCGGCCCGCCCTGCTGATCCTGGATGAGCCCAGCCAGGGGCTCGCCCCGAAGGTGGTGCTGGCCCTGTACGAGTTTCTCTCCCGCCTGCGGGAGCGGGGGGTGACCCTGCTCATGGCGGAGCAGAACGTCCGCGAGGCCCTCCGCCTGGCCAGTCGGGCCTACGTCCTGGAGCACGGGCGGGTGGTGCGGGAAGGGCCAAGCGAGGCGTTGATGGAGGACGAGACCCTGCGCAGGGCGTTTCTGGGCGTGTGA
- a CDS encoding amino acid ABC transporter substrate-binding protein has product MAHRMDRRQFLRVAAGATATALLPHSWARAQARPVRVGFAISETGPYAIGARLTQIPNYYLWRDEVNARGGLLVRGEGRRPIEFVNYDDRSDIGTAVRLFEKLIREDRVDLVLPPWGTAMHFAVAPVVSRLGYVLLGITVGSLRIRELGAENFFALLPQPDSVTISIVQFLREVRERHGYNRVALLHVADLHGVEHQTAIVPLLRRERFEIVEDRSYPLTVTDLSDVLRTIQARRPEILVAFNYPADGNLIVQQSIALRFNPPVMILGVGAFFQEFAQQFGRNVEGIICHQAAWSPKLKIPGAREYYEAFRRKFGRNPDHAGSSLVYQSLKMLEQAIAEVGLDQRRIKEYLERHEFNGPWGPVKFERGINRAGNYVGRPNRLGQWQPSGYEVIWPSEYATARPIIPKPAWK; this is encoded by the coding sequence ATGGCGCACCGCATGGATCGGAGGCAGTTCCTGAGGGTGGCGGCGGGGGCCACGGCCACGGCCCTGCTGCCCCACTCCTGGGCGAGGGCGCAGGCGAGGCCCGTGCGGGTGGGGTTCGCCATCTCGGAGACGGGGCCGTACGCCATCGGAGCACGGCTCACGCAGATCCCCAACTACTACCTGTGGCGGGACGAGGTCAACGCCCGGGGAGGGCTGCTGGTTCGCGGGGAAGGGCGCCGTCCCATCGAGTTCGTGAACTACGACGACCGCAGCGACATCGGAACCGCGGTGCGGCTGTTCGAGAAGCTCATCCGGGAGGACCGCGTGGACCTGGTTCTTCCCCCCTGGGGGACGGCCATGCACTTCGCGGTGGCGCCCGTGGTGAGCCGGCTGGGGTACGTGCTCCTGGGGATCACGGTAGGCTCCCTGCGGATCCGGGAGTTGGGGGCGGAGAACTTCTTTGCCCTCCTCCCTCAACCGGATTCCGTCACCATCAGCATCGTCCAGTTCCTGCGGGAGGTGCGGGAGCGCCACGGGTACAACCGGGTGGCCCTCCTGCACGTGGCGGACCTCCACGGCGTGGAGCACCAGACCGCCATCGTGCCCCTGCTGAGGCGGGAGCGGTTCGAGATCGTGGAAGACCGGAGCTATCCCCTCACGGTCACGGACCTCTCGGATGTCCTGCGGACGATCCAGGCCCGCCGGCCGGAGATTTTGGTGGCCTTCAACTACCCTGCGGATGGCAATCTGATCGTGCAGCAGTCCATCGCCCTGCGCTTTAACCCTCCCGTCATGATTTTGGGTGTAGGGGCTTTCTTCCAGGAATTCGCCCAGCAGTTCGGGAGGAACGTGGAGGGGATCATCTGTCACCAGGCGGCCTGGAGCCCGAAGCTCAAGATCCCCGGAGCCCGGGAGTACTACGAGGCCTTTCGGAGGAAGTTCGGGCGGAACCCCGACCACGCGGGAAGCTCGCTCGTCTACCAGAGCCTGAAGATGCTGGAGCAGGCCATCGCGGAGGTGGGTCTGGACCAGCGGCGCATCAAGGAGTACCTGGAGCGGCATGAGTTCAACGGCCCGTGGGGTCCCGTGAAGTTCGAACGCGGGATCAACCGGGCGGGGAACTACGTGGGGAGGCCGAACCGGCTGGGCCAGTGGCAGCCAAGCGGGTACGAGGTCATCTGGCCCTCGGAGTACGCCACCGCGCGGCCCATCATCCCGAAACCCGCCTGGAAGTGA
- a CDS encoding branched-chain amino acid ABC transporter permease yields MDLRLFLEIGAGGVLLGGLYALIAAGLNLQYGLMRVLNVAHGEFVMLGAYVTYTLYTSLGLSPLLGLVLQLPLFFLLGWGIYGVVYRGVLEQGGGPAQLEANSLLLSFGLLFILENLALVVWGPSLRGYQYLHRPVSVFGTLFPVNRLVALGVALLLTVLLLGFLHRTALGTALRALMQDPEGAEAVGLPLVRLHGFSFGLGCALAGLTGALVSMLFTLTPSIGMPYTITALVVIILGGLGSVAGSLLGGLLLGVLEALGAYVVGADLRTALTYALLVAVLLFRPYGLFQAKTRSPGQAAGG; encoded by the coding sequence ATGGACCTGCGGCTGTTCCTCGAGATCGGGGCCGGGGGGGTGCTCCTGGGGGGGCTGTATGCCCTGATCGCCGCGGGCCTGAACCTGCAGTACGGTCTCATGCGGGTGCTCAACGTGGCCCACGGCGAGTTCGTGATGCTGGGCGCGTACGTGACGTACACCCTGTACACCTCCCTGGGCCTGAGTCCCCTCCTGGGATTGGTCCTGCAGCTCCCGCTGTTCTTCCTCCTGGGCTGGGGCATCTACGGCGTGGTGTATCGAGGGGTGCTGGAGCAGGGAGGAGGCCCCGCGCAGCTGGAGGCCAACTCCCTGCTCCTGTCCTTCGGGCTCCTTTTCATCCTGGAGAACCTGGCCCTGGTGGTGTGGGGTCCGTCCCTCCGGGGGTATCAGTACCTGCACCGTCCCGTCTCCGTCTTCGGGACCCTCTTCCCTGTGAACCGCCTGGTGGCCCTGGGGGTGGCGTTGCTGCTGACCGTTTTGCTCCTCGGATTCCTGCACCGGACCGCTCTGGGGACGGCCCTGCGGGCCCTGATGCAGGATCCGGAAGGGGCGGAGGCGGTGGGATTGCCCCTCGTGCGCCTCCATGGCTTCAGCTTCGGCCTGGGCTGTGCCCTCGCAGGTCTCACGGGGGCGCTCGTGAGCATGCTGTTCACCCTGACGCCGAGCATCGGGATGCCGTACACCATCACGGCCCTGGTGGTGATCATCCTGGGGGGCTTGGGGAGCGTGGCCGGAAGCCTGCTCGGGGGCCTCCTCCTGGGCGTACTGGAAGCCCTGGGCGCCTATGTGGTGGGCGCGGACCTGCGCACGGCCCTCACCTACGCCCTCCTGGTGGCAGTACTCCTGTTCCGGCCGTACGGGTTGTTCCAGGCGAAGACCCGCTCCCCGGGGCAGGCTGCGGGAGGGTAG
- a CDS encoding branched-chain amino acid ABC transporter permease: MTARGSVRPAWLVALGGLGALVSLPLWASSYVVGLLQALFAYVALASAWALFSGLSGYFSLGSAAFFGVGTYATFLLAAAVGWIPSIFLGAAVGGLVALAVGGVSLRLRGPYFAILTFGLSELVRYLALGYEMRFSKTVGRVLILPVDVGGVYLAVLAVAVVAVGLSRWLYGNRYGRLLAAIGADEERLESLGFRTTGLKVLMFAVSGALSAAVGGALAPRWTYIDPHIAFSPLISFQTVLMALLGGVTRWWGPPLGALALGLVSEFLSIRFRYLYLILLGLLLIALVRFWPRGLVEVEEQVRRWRSRRLLLGKERRTELQPGWGAESDP; encoded by the coding sequence TTGACAGCGCGCGGATCGGTCCGTCCGGCCTGGCTGGTGGCGCTCGGCGGCCTGGGAGCCTTGGTGTCCCTTCCCCTGTGGGCCTCCTCCTACGTGGTGGGGCTCCTCCAGGCGCTCTTCGCCTACGTGGCCCTCGCGAGTGCCTGGGCGCTGTTCAGCGGCCTCAGCGGGTACTTCTCCCTGGGGAGCGCGGCCTTCTTCGGGGTGGGGACGTACGCCACCTTCCTGCTGGCGGCCGCGGTGGGCTGGATCCCCTCCATCTTCCTGGGAGCGGCCGTGGGAGGACTGGTGGCCCTGGCGGTGGGAGGGGTTTCCCTCCGGCTCCGGGGACCGTACTTCGCCATCCTGACCTTCGGCCTCAGCGAGCTCGTGCGCTATCTGGCCTTGGGCTACGAGATGCGGTTTTCGAAGACCGTGGGGCGGGTGCTCATCCTCCCCGTGGACGTGGGAGGGGTGTACCTCGCGGTGTTGGCCGTGGCCGTGGTGGCGGTGGGGCTCAGCAGGTGGCTGTACGGCAACCGGTACGGTCGTCTGCTGGCGGCCATCGGGGCGGATGAGGAGCGCCTGGAATCCCTGGGCTTCCGCACCACGGGTCTGAAGGTGCTCATGTTCGCGGTGAGCGGAGCCCTCTCCGCGGCGGTGGGGGGCGCCCTGGCGCCCCGGTGGACCTACATCGATCCCCACATCGCCTTCAGCCCGCTCATCTCCTTCCAGACGGTCCTCATGGCCCTGCTGGGAGGGGTGACGCGGTGGTGGGGACCGCCGCTGGGAGCCCTGGCCCTGGGTCTGGTCAGCGAGTTCCTGTCCATCCGGTTCCGCTACCTGTACCTCATCCTGCTGGGTCTGTTGCTGATCGCCCTGGTCCGGTTCTGGCCTCGGGGGCTCGTGGAGGTGGAAGAGCAGGTCCGGCGCTGGAGGAGCCGGAGGCTCCTACTGGGAAAGGAGAGGCGGACCGAACTCCAACCCGGGTGGGGCGCGGAGTCGGATCCGTAG
- a CDS encoding glycosyltransferase family 4 protein translates to MSRRIRVLHVITRLVVGGAQENTLLTVRSLDRNRYELTLASGPSLGPEGSLESEVPEDVVFVRIPELTRSPHPLKDPVALGKLYRLMRQGRYHLVHTHTTKAGILGRIAARWAGAPVVVHTPHGHAFHGYLGPLGSKALRRVEAALARWTDAIVCLTEAERADHLRLGVGRPEQLEVIHSGVDLSRFCPPAVNPGAKRQELGLPDRARIIGCVARLVPVKGVQVLLEAVPRIRERVPEAVVVFVGDGELRPQLERRARELGVDGAVRFLGLRRDVAEIVPLFEVAVQPSLNEGMGKAAVEAMAAGKPVVASAVSGLVDVVRPDRNGVLVPPGDPEALARAVTDLFLHPERMREFGRAARQDAEVYGVEAMVDRLEALYERLLRAKGF, encoded by the coding sequence GTGAGCCGGAGGATCCGGGTGCTGCACGTGATCACGCGCCTCGTGGTGGGCGGGGCCCAGGAGAACACCCTCCTCACCGTCCGCTCCCTCGACCGCAACCGTTACGAGCTCACCCTCGCGAGCGGTCCGAGCCTCGGACCGGAGGGAAGTCTGGAGTCCGAAGTCCCCGAGGACGTGGTGTTCGTGCGGATCCCGGAACTCACGCGGTCACCCCACCCCCTCAAGGACCCCGTGGCCCTAGGGAAGCTCTACCGGCTGATGCGACAGGGCCGATACCACCTCGTGCACACCCACACCACGAAAGCGGGGATCCTGGGCCGGATCGCGGCCCGGTGGGCGGGTGCGCCTGTGGTGGTCCACACGCCCCACGGCCACGCCTTCCACGGGTACCTGGGACCCCTGGGGTCGAAGGCCCTGCGGAGGGTGGAGGCGGCCCTGGCTCGGTGGACGGACGCCATCGTCTGCCTCACGGAGGCGGAGCGGGCAGACCACTTGCGGCTCGGAGTGGGTCGTCCGGAGCAGTTGGAGGTGATCCACAGTGGGGTAGATCTCTCCCGGTTCTGCCCCCCCGCGGTCAACCCGGGAGCAAAGCGACAGGAGTTGGGGCTTCCGGACCGGGCCCGGATCATCGGGTGCGTGGCGCGCCTCGTGCCCGTAAAGGGGGTGCAGGTGCTCCTGGAGGCCGTCCCCCGCATCCGGGAGCGCGTGCCCGAGGCGGTGGTGGTGTTCGTGGGCGACGGGGAGCTGCGGCCGCAGCTGGAGCGGCGGGCCCGGGAGCTCGGGGTGGACGGCGCCGTCCGGTTTTTGGGGCTGCGGCGGGACGTGGCGGAGATCGTGCCGCTCTTCGAGGTGGCGGTCCAGCCCTCCCTCAACGAGGGGATGGGGAAGGCCGCGGTGGAGGCCATGGCGGCGGGGAAGCCCGTGGTCGCGAGCGCGGTGAGCGGGCTTGTGGACGTGGTGCGGCCGGACCGCAACGGCGTGCTGGTCCCTCCCGGAGACCCCGAGGCCCTGGCCCGGGCCGTCACGGACCTGTTCCTGCACCCGGAGCGGATGCGGGAGTTTGGCAGAGCCGCCAGGCAGGACGCGGAAGTTTACGGGGTGGAGGCCATGGTGGACCGGCTCGAAGCCCTGTACGAACGGCTCCTGCGGGCGAAAGGCTTCTGA
- a CDS encoding glycosyltransferase family 4 protein: MRGLFLTNDFPPMVGGEARLYAHICRAVPPDRVMVLAPHLPDDVLFDLHEHYPIVRVRVPTSPHPAARMVQIGRMLLAARQLVRSDDIRVLHIGHLYLGIVGLLLRRWHRIPYVLYLHGGEMAPYMRSRAVRRLARGVVEGAILVVANSRFTLDHYGALGMRPRRTEVLPPVADTRRFRPDLDPRSVRERYGLRDCRVVLTVGRLVPRKGHDLVIRALAALGEELGPVRYVIAGTGPEEDRLRRLAEELGVGGRVIFAGYVPEEDLPGLYAACEVFVMPSRTLKARDGIEGFGTVFLEAGACGKPVIGGKSGGVAEAVEDGVTGWLVDPEDPGELVRALGRLLRDPELRRRMGEAGRARAERMEAAWAEAVRRVWSEALEAAP, translated from the coding sequence ATGCGGGGCCTTTTCCTCACCAATGACTTCCCGCCCATGGTGGGCGGGGAGGCGCGGCTGTATGCCCACATCTGCCGGGCCGTGCCGCCCGACCGGGTGATGGTCCTGGCCCCCCATCTCCCGGACGACGTCCTCTTCGACCTCCACGAGCACTACCCCATCGTGCGGGTCCGGGTGCCGACCTCCCCGCATCCCGCGGCCCGGATGGTGCAGATCGGCCGCATGCTCCTCGCCGCCCGCCAGCTCGTGCGCTCCGACGACATCCGGGTGCTCCACATCGGGCACCTGTACCTCGGGATCGTGGGCCTCCTCCTCCGGCGGTGGCACCGCATCCCCTACGTCCTCTACCTGCACGGCGGGGAGATGGCGCCGTACATGCGAAGCCGGGCGGTGCGGAGACTGGCACGGGGGGTGGTGGAGGGGGCGATCCTCGTGGTGGCCAACAGTCGCTTCACCCTGGATCACTACGGGGCCCTGGGAATGCGACCCAGAAGGACGGAGGTCCTCCCGCCCGTTGCCGACACCCGCCGGTTCCGGCCCGACCTGGATCCCCGGAGCGTGCGGGAGCGATACGGACTGCGGGATTGCCGGGTGGTGCTCACCGTAGGAAGGCTCGTGCCACGCAAGGGGCACGATCTCGTCATCCGGGCCCTCGCGGCCCTGGGGGAGGAGTTGGGGCCCGTCCGGTACGTGATCGCGGGCACGGGGCCCGAGGAAGACCGGCTGCGCCGGCTCGCGGAGGAACTGGGGGTCGGAGGCCGGGTCATCTTCGCGGGGTACGTCCCGGAGGAGGACCTGCCCGGGTTATATGCCGCCTGCGAGGTGTTCGTGATGCCGAGCCGGACGCTTAAAGCGAGGGACGGGATCGAGGGGTTCGGGACGGTGTTCTTAGAGGCGGGGGCCTGTGGGAAGCCCGTGATCGGCGGGAAGAGCGGCGGGGTGGCGGAGGCGGTAGAGGACGGGGTCACGGGATGGCTCGTGGACCCCGAAGACCCCGGTGAGCTCGTCCGGGCCCTCGGAAGGCTCCTCCGGGATCCCGAGCTCCGCCGTCGGATGGGGGAGGCGGGAAGGGCCCGGGCGGAGCGGATGGAGGCCGCGTGGGCGGAGGCGGTGCGCCGGGTGTGGAGCGAGGCGCTGGAGGCGGCGCCGTGA
- a CDS encoding glycosyltransferase, producing the protein MTELQAPPELAEQAFERRKSFVRYLREGPPPRVRVLRGREDEHPRLSIIIPTARENRSGLLTQLLGQLEGQTEQRFEVILVEGDRRQGRAINTGAALARGEILVTMDDDTRIGHRELLARLLQAFEEDPRIGIAGVSNLPPPDAPWVVRRAMRELPRRYSPLVDHVTDSDMAEHPCLAIRRDLFYRVGGEHEQIPRGLDPYLRREVRRAGYRVVVIPNAWIHHLLPPTLWGILRQYFRNGLGAAYVRKFYPEFVIDQATSHSQPVAERTSLVRRALRYALNLAASLLTLRWIYLGTLLTYAAGYVWGTLWLREDSL; encoded by the coding sequence ATGACGGAGCTCCAGGCTCCCCCTGAGCTCGCCGAGCAGGCCTTCGAGCGCCGGAAGTCCTTCGTGCGCTATCTCCGGGAAGGTCCTCCTCCACGGGTGCGGGTGCTCCGCGGCCGGGAAGACGAGCACCCGCGCCTTTCCATCATCATCCCCACGGCCCGCGAGAACCGCAGCGGGCTCCTGACCCAACTCCTCGGGCAGCTCGAGGGGCAGACCGAGCAGCGCTTCGAGGTGATCCTGGTGGAGGGTGACCGCCGGCAGGGCCGGGCCATCAACACCGGTGCCGCCCTCGCCCGGGGCGAGATCCTGGTCACCATGGACGACGACACCCGGATCGGCCACCGGGAGCTTTTAGCTCGCCTCCTGCAGGCCTTCGAGGAGGATCCCCGGATCGGCATCGCGGGGGTGTCCAACCTCCCACCCCCGGACGCGCCCTGGGTGGTGCGGCGGGCCATGCGGGAGCTGCCCCGCCGCTATTCCCCCCTCGTGGACCACGTGACGGACAGCGACATGGCCGAGCACCCGTGTCTTGCCATCCGCCGGGACCTCTTCTACCGGGTGGGCGGGGAACACGAGCAGATCCCGAGGGGGCTCGATCCGTACCTCCGGCGCGAGGTGCGCAGGGCGGGCTACCGGGTGGTGGTGATCCCGAACGCGTGGATCCACCACCTGTTGCCGCCGACCCTGTGGGGCATCCTCCGGCAGTACTTCCGCAACGGCCTGGGGGCCGCCTACGTGCGCAAGTTCTACCCGGAGTTCGTCATCGACCAGGCCACTTCCCACAGCCAGCCCGTGGCGGAGCGGACCTCCCTCGTGCGCCGGGCCCTCCGGTACGCCCTGAACCTGGCCGCCTCCTTACTGACCCTCCGCTGGATCTACCTGGGCACCCTCCTCACCTACGCCGCGGGCTACGTGTGGGGGACGCTGTGGCTGCGGGAAGACTCTTTATGA
- a CDS encoding glycosyltransferase family 2 protein has translation MKEGLLSLIVPTYNEREAIRPLVDRVRQALGALPYELLFVDDSTDGTDAVIRTLAQSDPRIRLLHRPGRRGLARAVVEGIGAARGEVLCVLDADLQHPPERIPDLLRALEETGAEVVVASRYLPGGSYRGLSGLRRLASRVATGLAKLLLRRARLVSDPMSGFFAFRRSVVEGVRLEPVGFKILLEILARGNFRKVAEVPYAFEARAAGQSKLTLRQNLDYLRHLLRLLPANPEDLRFMRFLLVGASGIGVNTGALWGLVRSGMPYRPAGALAIATAITWNFLWNDAFTWRDRRSRNLRTKLRRYLQYWAVTGVGSAIQYALYLLLTGAGLPYLLSNLLGIGVAVGWNYRMHGSWTWRPAEPAITRVVYRPT, from the coding sequence ATGAAGGAAGGCTTGCTTTCGCTCATCGTGCCTACGTACAACGAGCGGGAGGCGATACGGCCCCTCGTGGACCGGGTGCGCCAGGCCTTGGGAGCGCTTCCGTACGAGCTGCTGTTCGTGGACGACAGCACGGACGGCACGGACGCGGTGATCAGGACCCTCGCCCAGTCGGATCCCCGGATCCGGCTGCTGCACCGCCCGGGCCGGCGCGGGCTTGCCCGCGCGGTGGTGGAGGGGATCGGGGCGGCCCGGGGAGAGGTGCTGTGCGTGTTGGACGCAGACCTCCAGCACCCGCCCGAACGGATCCCGGACCTCCTCAGGGCCCTGGAGGAGACGGGGGCGGAGGTGGTGGTGGCCAGCCGCTATCTTCCCGGCGGCTCCTACCGGGGCCTTTCCGGCCTCCGGCGGCTTGCAAGCCGTGTGGCCACGGGGCTTGCGAAGCTCCTGCTGCGCCGGGCGCGGCTCGTCTCCGACCCCATGTCGGGGTTCTTCGCCTTCCGCCGGTCCGTGGTGGAGGGTGTGCGTCTGGAGCCCGTGGGCTTCAAGATCCTGCTGGAGATCCTGGCACGGGGGAACTTCCGGAAGGTGGCAGAAGTACCGTACGCCTTCGAGGCCCGGGCCGCGGGCCAGAGTAAGCTCACCCTGCGTCAGAACCTCGACTACCTCCGCCACCTCCTGCGGCTGCTCCCCGCAAACCCCGAGGACCTGCGGTTTATGCGGTTTCTCCTGGTGGGCGCAAGCGGGATCGGGGTGAACACCGGGGCCCTGTGGGGACTCGTGCGGTCCGGGATGCCCTACCGGCCCGCGGGCGCCCTTGCCATCGCCACGGCCATCACCTGGAACTTCCTTTGGAACGATGCCTTCACCTGGCGGGACCGGCGTTCCCGGAACCTCCGCACGAAGCTCCGCCGCTACCTCCAGTACTGGGCGGTGACGGGGGTCGGATCGGCGATCCAGTACGCCCTCTACCTCCTGCTCACCGGGGCGGGGCTCCCGTACCTGCTGAGCAACCTCCTGGGGATCGGGGTGGCGGTGGGGTGGAACTACCGGATGCACGGGAGCTGGACCTGGAGGCCCGCGGAACCCGCCATCACCCGGGTGGTCTACCGGCCCACATGA
- the rfbB gene encoding dTDP-glucose 4,6-dehydratase, whose amino-acid sequence MRVLVTGGAGFIGSHFIRMLLRALPDVEVTNLDKLTYAGNLANLEDVARDPRYRFVRGDVADARLVNGLFREGLDAVVHLAAQTHVDRSILDGRPFVRANVVGTQTLLEAALRHGIRRFVQVSTDEVYGPAPPGVGFSEDSPLNPTSPYAASKAAADLLCLAYRKTYGLPVVITRCTNNYGPYQFPEKFIPLVITNALLDQPVPIYGDGRQERDWLYVEDHCEGLLQVLLHPDPRPVLNLASGRTVTNLQVARTILRLLDKPASLLQHVRDRPAHDRRYALDTHRARAYLNWRPRVDLEEGLERTVAWYRENRAWWEAVRSGAYRAYYETWYGKTLQAVGGR is encoded by the coding sequence ATGCGGGTGCTGGTGACGGGCGGGGCCGGATTCATCGGGAGTCACTTCATCCGGATGTTGCTGCGGGCCCTCCCCGACGTCGAGGTGACCAACCTGGACAAGCTCACCTACGCGGGGAATCTCGCGAACCTGGAGGATGTGGCCCGGGATCCCCGGTACCGGTTCGTGCGGGGGGACGTGGCGGACGCGCGGCTCGTAAACGGGCTCTTCCGGGAGGGGTTGGACGCGGTGGTGCACCTTGCCGCCCAGACCCACGTGGACCGCAGCATCCTCGACGGCCGGCCCTTCGTGCGCGCGAACGTGGTGGGGACCCAAACCCTGCTGGAGGCAGCCCTCCGGCATGGGATCCGGCGGTTCGTCCAGGTGAGCACGGACGAGGTGTACGGGCCGGCTCCGCCCGGCGTGGGCTTCTCCGAAGATAGCCCCCTGAACCCCACCAGCCCCTATGCGGCCAGCAAGGCGGCCGCGGATCTCCTCTGCCTCGCATACCGGAAGACGTACGGGCTTCCCGTGGTGATCACCCGGTGCACCAACAACTACGGCCCCTACCAGTTTCCGGAGAAGTTCATCCCCCTCGTGATCACGAACGCCCTGCTGGACCAGCCCGTCCCCATCTACGGGGACGGGCGGCAGGAGCGGGACTGGCTCTATGTGGAGGATCACTGCGAGGGGCTGCTGCAGGTCCTCCTGCATCCGGATCCCCGGCCCGTGCTGAACCTCGCCTCCGGCCGCACGGTCACCAACCTCCAGGTGGCCCGCACCATCCTTCGGCTGCTGGACAAGCCCGCCTCCCTCCTGCAGCACGTCCGGGACCGCCCCGCCCACGACCGTCGCTACGCCCTGGACACCCACCGCGCCCGGGCCTACCTCAACTGGAGACCCCGGGTAGACCTGGAGGAGGGCCTGGAGCGTACCGTGGCGTGGTACCGGGAGAACCGTGCCTGGTGGGAAGCGGTGAGATCCGGGGCCTACCGGGCGTACTATGAGACGTGGTACGGGAAGACCCTGCAGGCCGTGGGAGGGAGATGA